DNA sequence from the Spirochaetota bacterium genome:
ATTTTGGTGGTAAATAGTTATGGAAGGTAAAAACCGAAAACAGATCGTTGGTAAAGTTGTAAGCAATAAAATGGATAAGACGATAGTAGTTGAAATTGAGAGGATGATGATGCATCCAAAGTATCACAAGTTTGTTCGCAAGACTAAAAGAGTAAAAAGCCATGATGAACGAAATGAATGTTCAATTGGTGATGTTGTCCTTATTGAAGAAACACGACCATTATCAAAGGAAAAGCGTTACCGTTTAGTGAAGATAGTTGAAAAGGTAAAATAGGGTTAGTGCTATGATTCAGGTTCAAACAATGTTAGATGTTGCCGATAACAGCGGTGTTAAAAGAGTACAATGTATAAAAATATTAGGTGGTACCAAAAGGAGATATGCATCTGTTGGTGATGTTATAATTGTTGCCGTAAAAGATGCACACCCCTCATACGGATTGAAAGACTCCACTGGGAAGAAAGTTCATGGTAAAGCTGTGCTCAGGGCTGTGGTTGTGCGGACAACAAAACCCGTACGGCGACCTGATGGTTCATATATTCGCTTTGATGATAATGCAGTGGCAATTATTGATAATAAAGGTGAGCCTAGAGGATCACGTATATTTGGACCAGTAGCACGAGAGTTGCGAGATAGGAATTTTCTTAAGATAGTTTCTTTAGCTCCAGAGGTACTATAGAGGGTGTGACTATGGTGAGAACTCGATTAAAAAAAGATGATATGGTGATGGTTACAACAGGCGCTGACAAAGGCAAACGGGGTAAAGTACTGTTTGTTGATAGGAAGCGCGGCAGGGTAATTATTGAAGGAGTAAATTTAAGGAAAAAATTTGTGAGGCCTTCACAGGAAAATCCTAAAGGTGGGCAGATAGAGTTGCCCTATCCAATACATATTTCAAATGTGATGATTTTTTGCGAAAAGTGTAAAAAAGCTGTGAGGGTTGGTATTAAAATAGATGGTAGTGAAAAATATCGCGTATGCAAAAAATGTGGTAAACGAATTGGTTAGAGAGGGAAATAATGGCAGCACGATTGCGTATAATATACGAAAAGGAAATTAAAAAGCGATTGATGGATAAGTTTAAATATTCATCAGTTATGCAGATACCAAAAATTGAGAAAATAGTCCTCAATGTTGGAGAGGGCGAAGCGCATTCTAATCCTAACTTGCTAAAATCTATTATTGAAGAGCTGTCGCTCATTACCGGACAAAGGGCTGTAAAGACTGTTGCTCGGAAATCAATTGCAGCGTTCAAGATTCGTGAAGGCTATGACGTGGGTGCACGTGTTACCTTACGTGGAGATAAGATGTATGAATTTTTAGATAGGCTCATTAATGTAGCTCTTCCTCGAGTTCGCGACTTCAGAGGACTATCGCCAAATTCATTTGATAATTCAGGTAATTATAATTTTTCTGTCAAAGAACAAATTATATTTCCAGAAATTAACCTTGATAAAGTTGAAAAAATCTATGGTATTAATATAACAATTCAAACAACAGCAAAAAATGCCAACGAGGCTCGTGCGTTGCTTGAAGAATTCAGATTTCCATTCCAAGAAGTGAGGTAAATCAGGTGGCTAGCGAAAGAATGTTTGCAAAGGCCAGAAGAGAGCCTAAGTTTAAAGTTCGTCAAAGAAATCGATGTAAGGTATGTGGTAGGCCGCGAGGCTACTACAGGCGGTTTGAGCTTTGCAGGGTTTGTTTACGGAAATTAGCCGGTGAAGGCTTAATCCCGGGTGTCAAAAAATCATCCTGGTAAAATTTAATAGGGAGTAATAGCGTTATGAGTTGTATTTCTGATCCAATTGCAGATATGTTGACCCGAATGCGAAATGCAATTAATGCAGGCCATGTCAAAGTTGATATACCCTCATCAAAGATGAAGTTGGCAATTGCAAAAATTTTAAAAGATGAAGGTTTTATAAAAAATTATAAACTTATTGATGATAACAAGCAAAAAATATTGCGAATTTATCTTAAATATAGTGCTGATAATCAATCGGCTATTCTTAAGTTAAGACGTATTAGCACTCCAGGTAGAAGAGTGTATATTAAAGCTGAGGATTTAAAGCCGGTATACAATAATATGGGTATAATGATTCTTTCTACATCAAAAGGTATTATTACTAACAAAGCCGCCAAACAGCTTAATATTGGCGGAGAAGCGTTATGTGAGATTCTATAAGGGGCAGCTGGATATGTCTAGAATAGGGAAAAAACCAATAGTGATACCAAATGGTGTATCAGTTGATGTGAGTGGTAACGTGATAACTGTTAAAGGTCCTTTGGGGACACTGCAACGTGAATTGCAAAATTCTATTAATGTGGCTATCGAAAATAATATGATTAATATAACGAAAAAAGACCCACAGTCAAAAGACAAGAAAGTAAATGCATTATGGGGATTGACCAGAGCATTGATAAATAATATGGTTATTGGCGTGTCTGCTGGGTTTGAAAAAAATCTAGAGATAGTTGGTGTTGGATACAGGGCAACTCAGAAAAGCAACGATGTAGAATTTCAGCTAGGATATTCTCACAGCATATTGTTTTCGCCACCTGCAGGAACTAAAGTAGAAGTTGTTGAACCAACAAAGCTAAGGGTTAAAGGCATTGATAAGCAACTGGTTGGACAAGTAGCAGCCAATATCAGGAAATTACGTCCACCTGAACCATATAAGGGTAAGGGCATTCGCTATAAGGATGAACAGATTAGAAGAAAAGCTGGTAAGACTGGTAAGTAAGACTAATAGACTGTAAGGGATATAATTATGAATAGATTGAAGTTGAAAAAAGTAAGATACATGCGCAGAAGAATGCGTGTGAAATCAAAGATAAAAGCTAATACACAGCGACCCCGTATGTGTATTTCCCGCAGTAATAAAAATTTTTATGTTCAGATTATTGATGACAGCAAAGGGCACACGCTGGTAAGTGCTTCAACGTTAGAAAAAGATTTTCATATAAGCAAAAACCGATGCAATAAAGCTGCAGCTAGAGAATTAGGGAAGATAATTGCCCAGAGAGCTGTCGCCAAGAATATAAAACAGGTGGTTTTTGACAGGAATGGATACCTTTATCATGGCAGGATAAAGGAATTTGCTGATGCAGCTCGTGAAAATGGATTAGAATTTTAGGGGAGATAGTAATGAAGATTTTGAAAAAACGAGTAAAACCCGAAGGACTGGAGTTATCAGAGAAAATAATTATTATCAACCGTGTTGCAAAGGTTGTAAAAGGTGGGAGAAGGTTTTCATTTAATGCTATGTCTGTAGTTGGTGATAATAAAGGCCATGTTGGTATAGGTTTTGGAAAAGCCAATGAGGTGCCTGATGCAATTCGCAAAAGCGTTGAAGATGCCAAAAAGAATTTATATAAAATTAATATTAATAAAAATACTATACCTCATGAAGTGATTGGGAAATTTAAATCAACACGTGTTATATTGAAACCTGCTGCTCCTGGTACAGGTCTTATTGCGGGTGATTCGGTGAGGGCAGTTGTGGAAAAAGCAGGGATAGTAGATATTTTATCAAAGACTCTTGGGTCACGGAACCCTGTTAATGTAACAAAGGCAACGATAAATGGGCTGTTACAACTACGGAGCCTGAAAGAAGCAGCAGATATGCGCGAAGTTCCGCTACCAAAGTTATGGCAACCATAAGAGGTATTATATGGCAAAGAAATTACGTGTGAAACAAATACGAAGTTATATAGGAGCAAAACCAAAGCAGAGAGCAACGTTACGTGCATTGGGATTGCGTAGAATGAATGCAGAAAGGATACATGAGGATACTCCAGTTATACGGGGTATGCTTAAGGTTGTGAAGCATATGGTTGAAGTTTCAGAAATCAACGAATAATGAGTAGCAGGTGGGAGTAATATGCAATATACATTGAAAAAACCTGAATATATAAAGAAGAAAAAACGTGTTGGGTGTGGCCCGGGAAGTGGGCATGGAAAAACAAGCTGTAGAGGGCATAAAGGCCAAAAAGCACGATCAGGTGCTCATTTTAAACCAGGCTTTGAAGGCGGGCAGATGCCATTGCAGCGAAGAATTCCAAAACGCGGATTCAACAACACTAAATTCAAAGAAGAAATGCAGATAATCAATATTAAGGATATAGCTAAGTTAGGAGTTCAGGAGATAACTCCTGAAATATTATACCAGAAAGGATTGATTAAATCGCAACTATTACCGGTTAAACTCCTTGCAAATGGTGAGATTACCTCTGCCGTTAGGGTTACTGTAGATGCAGTATCATCATCTGCAAAGGATAAAATAACAAAGGCAGGTGGTAGTGTTGTGTTACGATAATATTTATAAAAAGAGGTCATAAAAAAATAATGCCAAATGTAATTTCAAATATTTTTAAAATTCCTGAATTGCGTAGAAGAGTGTTATTTACCCTTTTTATTTTAGTAGTATATAGGATTGGCGCACATATCCCAATACCGGGTGTCAACATTGAAGCATTACGTTCTTATTTTGAGATGGCTGCAAAAAGCCATGGTGGAGGTTTTGTTGATTTTTTTGACCTCTTTGCTGGTGGTGCGCTGAAGCGATTTACCATATTTGCATTGGGGATTATGCCGTATATATCTGCATCAATTATAATGCAGCTTTTGACAGTTGTTATCCCAGCTATTGAAAAGCTATCTAAAGAAGGACCTGAAGGGTATAAAAAGATAAATCAATACACGCGTTATGGGACAGTGATTTTGTGTGCTTTGCAAGGATTTGGTCTTACTATGTGGATGAAGTCAATGACGTCTCCTAAAGGTACTGTTGTTCCACAGGATGCAGGCATAGGTTTTATTATCGTTGCGGTTTTGGCAATTACTACGGGAACAATGATATTAATGTGGCTTGGCGAGTTGATTACCGAGCGTGGGATAGGTAATGGCATATCGTTAATCATCTATGCCGGTATAGTTGTAAGGGCTCCCTCAGCGTTTGCTGATACAATGAATAGGATTATTAGTAGAAGTGACCCAATAATTGCACTTATACTAGTAGCATTATTCATAGGTGTTGTTGCAGCTTCAATACTATTAACTTTAGGTGTGAGAAAAATTCCTGTTCAGTATGGCAAACGTGTCGTAGGGAGACGTATGGTGCAGATGGCATCACAGGCAATACCTCTGCGCGTAAATGCAGCAGGTGTTATCCCTATAATTTTTGCTTCTTCCGTTATTCTTTTCCCTGCACAAATAAGCAATATGTTGGGAGCGACAGAATATGCAATTTTTACAAAGATCCAATACTGGCTTTCACCCGGGCATACTGCATATATGATACTTTATAGTTTGTTAATTATATTCTTCTGT
Encoded proteins:
- the rpsQ gene encoding 30S ribosomal protein S17 produces the protein MEGKNRKQIVGKVVSNKMDKTIVVEIERMMMHPKYHKFVRKTKRVKSHDERNECSIGDVVLIEETRPLSKEKRYRLVKIVEKVK
- the rplN gene encoding 50S ribosomal protein L14 translates to MIQVQTMLDVADNSGVKRVQCIKILGGTKRRYASVGDVIIVAVKDAHPSYGLKDSTGKKVHGKAVLRAVVVRTTKPVRRPDGSYIRFDDNAVAIIDNKGEPRGSRIFGPVARELRDRNFLKIVSLAPEVL
- the rplX gene encoding 50S ribosomal protein L24; its protein translation is MVRTRLKKDDMVMVTTGADKGKRGKVLFVDRKRGRVIIEGVNLRKKFVRPSQENPKGGQIELPYPIHISNVMIFCEKCKKAVRVGIKIDGSEKYRVCKKCGKRIG
- the rplE gene encoding 50S ribosomal protein L5, coding for MAARLRIIYEKEIKKRLMDKFKYSSVMQIPKIEKIVLNVGEGEAHSNPNLLKSIIEELSLITGQRAVKTVARKSIAAFKIREGYDVGARVTLRGDKMYEFLDRLINVALPRVRDFRGLSPNSFDNSGNYNFSVKEQIIFPEINLDKVEKIYGINITIQTTAKNANEARALLEEFRFPFQEVR
- a CDS encoding type Z 30S ribosomal protein S14: MASERMFAKARREPKFKVRQRNRCKVCGRPRGYYRRFELCRVCLRKLAGEGLIPGVKKSSW
- the rpsH gene encoding 30S ribosomal protein S8, coding for MSCISDPIADMLTRMRNAINAGHVKVDIPSSKMKLAIAKILKDEGFIKNYKLIDDNKQKILRIYLKYSADNQSAILKLRRISTPGRRVYIKAEDLKPVYNNMGIMILSTSKGIITNKAAKQLNIGGEALCEIL
- the rplF gene encoding 50S ribosomal protein L6, coding for MSRIGKKPIVIPNGVSVDVSGNVITVKGPLGTLQRELQNSINVAIENNMINITKKDPQSKDKKVNALWGLTRALINNMVIGVSAGFEKNLEIVGVGYRATQKSNDVEFQLGYSHSILFSPPAGTKVEVVEPTKLRVKGIDKQLVGQVAANIRKLRPPEPYKGKGIRYKDEQIRRKAGKTGK
- the rplR gene encoding 50S ribosomal protein L18 — encoded protein: MNRLKLKKVRYMRRRMRVKSKIKANTQRPRMCISRSNKNFYVQIIDDSKGHTLVSASTLEKDFHISKNRCNKAAARELGKIIAQRAVAKNIKQVVFDRNGYLYHGRIKEFADAARENGLEF
- the rpsE gene encoding 30S ribosomal protein S5, producing the protein MKILKKRVKPEGLELSEKIIIINRVAKVVKGGRRFSFNAMSVVGDNKGHVGIGFGKANEVPDAIRKSVEDAKKNLYKININKNTIPHEVIGKFKSTRVILKPAAPGTGLIAGDSVRAVVEKAGIVDILSKTLGSRNPVNVTKATINGLLQLRSLKEAADMREVPLPKLWQP
- the rpmD gene encoding 50S ribosomal protein L30; the encoded protein is MAKKLRVKQIRSYIGAKPKQRATLRALGLRRMNAERIHEDTPVIRGMLKVVKHMVEVSEINE
- the rplO gene encoding 50S ribosomal protein L15 gives rise to the protein MQYTLKKPEYIKKKKRVGCGPGSGHGKTSCRGHKGQKARSGAHFKPGFEGGQMPLQRRIPKRGFNNTKFKEEMQIINIKDIAKLGVQEITPEILYQKGLIKSQLLPVKLLANGEITSAVRVTVDAVSSSAKDKITKAGGSVVLR
- the secY gene encoding preprotein translocase subunit SecY, giving the protein MPNVISNIFKIPELRRRVLFTLFILVVYRIGAHIPIPGVNIEALRSYFEMAAKSHGGGFVDFFDLFAGGALKRFTIFALGIMPYISASIIMQLLTVVIPAIEKLSKEGPEGYKKINQYTRYGTVILCALQGFGLTMWMKSMTSPKGTVVPQDAGIGFIIVAVLAITTGTMILMWLGELITERGIGNGISLIIYAGIVVRAPSAFADTMNRIISRSDPIIALILVALFIGVVAASILLTLGVRKIPVQYGKRVVGRRMVQMASQAIPLRVNAAGVIPIIFASSVILFPAQISNMLGATEYAIFTKIQYWLSPGHTAYMILYSLLIIFFCYFYTAIQFNPNDLAENLKKYGGFIPGIRPGQNTADYIMHILNRITLPGSIFLALIAIVPDFIIRIWPEEVSHEMAYLFGGTSLLIIVGVALDTLKQIESQLLMRHYDGFFKKGRIKGRRY